The following are from one region of the Eubacterium sp. MSJ-33 genome:
- a CDS encoding sigma-70 family RNA polymerase sigma factor, which produces MKKEAFGELVISNQESWYRIAKSYLCNDADCADAIQNAIVHAFENLCSLRNDKYAKTWFIRILINECHQVIRENKKVVTWEEYQEEGREAEYIRGYGQYSELYESIMRLKENERTCIILYYFEEYSIRDIAQCLESTESAVKKRLVRAREHLRGILKVKSA; this is translated from the coding sequence ATGAAGAAAGAAGCCTTTGGTGAACTTGTGATTTCGAACCAGGAAAGCTGGTACCGGATCGCCAAAAGCTACTTATGCAATGATGCGGATTGTGCTGACGCGATTCAAAATGCGATCGTGCATGCATTTGAGAATCTATGCAGTCTGCGCAATGATAAGTATGCGAAAACATGGTTTATAAGAATTCTGATCAACGAATGTCATCAGGTCATACGAGAGAATAAGAAGGTCGTAACTTGGGAGGAATATCAGGAAGAAGGCCGGGAAGCGGAATACATACGCGGGTACGGACAGTATTCGGAATTGTATGAAAGCATCATGCGGCTGAAGGAGAATGAACGGACCTGCATTATTTTGTATTATTTTGAGGAGTACAGCATTCGGGATATCGCGCAATGTTTGGAGTCCACCGAATCGGCAGTCAAGAAACGTCTGGTGCGGGCAAGAGAGCATTTGCGGGGAATTTTAAAGGTCAAATCGGCATGA
- a CDS encoding cation:proton antiporter: protein MLTSLALIFLVGLAMSAICKQIRLPGIIGMLVTGIVLGPYVLDLLSPSILGISADLRKLALIIILLKAGLSLNLSDLKKVGRPAILMSFVPASFEICGYILFAPMILGVTRVEAAVMGAVMGAVSPAVVVPRMVKLMEEGYGTKKGIPQMILAGASCDDIFVIVLFTTFLQMAQGGHANAKDFINIPISIVLGIVLGCIVGYLLYRFFELAYKKNHCVRNSTKLIVILGMSCLLLAIEEWVSAYVAVSGLLAVVSMACMLKVKSTTFVSKRLSEKFGKLWIAAEVILFVLVGAAVDIRYMAKAGAMALLMIGAALLFRAVGVCICMLGTKLTWKERLFCIIAYLPKATVQAAIGSVPLAAGLPCGTLVLSVAVMAIVITAPIGALGIDSTYKHLLEKE, encoded by the coding sequence ATGTTAACATCACTTGCACTTATTTTTTTGGTCGGACTTGCGATGTCCGCCATCTGTAAACAGATCCGCCTGCCGGGCATCATCGGTATGCTGGTGACAGGAATCGTACTCGGTCCGTATGTGCTGGATCTGTTGTCTCCATCAATCCTGGGAATCTCCGCAGATCTGCGGAAATTAGCGCTTATCATCATCCTGCTCAAGGCAGGGCTGTCGTTGAATCTGTCAGATCTGAAGAAGGTCGGACGTCCGGCAATCCTGATGTCGTTTGTGCCGGCATCGTTTGAAATCTGCGGGTATATTCTGTTTGCACCGATGATCCTCGGCGTGACGCGCGTAGAGGCAGCAGTTATGGGTGCTGTCATGGGAGCGGTTTCGCCAGCTGTCGTTGTACCGCGTATGGTGAAACTCATGGAGGAAGGCTATGGAACGAAGAAAGGCATCCCGCAGATGATACTGGCGGGGGCGTCGTGCGACGATATCTTCGTGATCGTGTTATTTACGACATTTTTGCAGATGGCACAGGGCGGACATGCAAATGCGAAGGATTTTATCAATATCCCAATCTCAATCGTGTTAGGAATTGTACTCGGTTGTATCGTCGGCTATCTGCTGTACCGGTTCTTCGAGCTTGCGTATAAGAAGAATCACTGCGTTCGTAATTCAACGAAACTGATTGTGATTTTAGGTATGTCGTGTCTGCTTCTTGCAATCGAGGAGTGGGTGTCTGCGTATGTGGCAGTGTCCGGACTTCTGGCAGTTGTCAGTATGGCGTGTATGCTTAAAGTGAAGAGCACGACATTTGTATCCAAGCGGTTGTCGGAGAAATTCGGTAAGCTGTGGATTGCCGCAGAGGTAATCCTGTTCGTATTAGTTGGTGCGGCAGTCGATATCCGGTATATGGCAAAGGCAGGAGCAATGGCGCTTTTGATGATCGGGGCAGCGCTGCTGTTCCGCGCGGTCGGTGTCTGCATCTGTATGCTTGGTACGAAGCTTACATGGAAGGAACGGTTATTCTGTATCATTGCGTATCTTCCGAAGGCTACCGTGCAGGCGGCGATTGGCTCTGTGCCTCTGGCAGCCGGGCTTCCCTGTGGTACGCTTGTGCTATCCGTTGCGGTTATGGCAATCGTAATCACAGCACCGATTGGTGCGCTCGGTATCGACAGCACATATAAACATTTACTGGAAAAAGAATAA
- a CDS encoding MATE family efflux transporter, with translation MKQQNENEESNATSTSVQSDRTFLATEPIGKLLAKLALPTIAAQLINMLYNIVDRIYIGHIPDTGAMALTGVGVCMPLIMIITAFAALVGNGGAPRATIFMGKNKKDDAEKILANCFTMQILLSIILTVVLLIWNRDFLLAFGASANTIEYAASYMNIYALGTIFVQLTLGMNAFITAQGFAKEGMLSVLIGAIVNIILDPIFIFGLDMGVRGAALATVISQCCSCIWVISFLFGKRTTLRIRGKNMGLKAAYILPCLALGSAIFIMQGSESIISVCFNSSLLKYGGDIAVGAMTILTSVMQFAMLPLQGLGQGAQPIISYNYGAKNASRVRAAFKLLLKVSLIYSTILWLFIMCFPKVFASIFTTDAALIAFTKDALRYYLAALFMFGIQIACQMTFNALGNAPASILVAIMRKFVLLLPLIFILPHIITADKTMAVYLAEPIADVLAVTFTSILFSFQFKKALREMEEKQC, from the coding sequence ATGAAACAACAAAATGAAAATGAGGAATCGAATGCAACATCCACATCCGTACAATCCGACCGTACATTCTTAGCGACCGAGCCAATCGGAAAGCTGCTTGCGAAACTGGCACTGCCGACAATCGCGGCACAGTTGATTAACATGTTATATAACATCGTTGACCGTATCTATATCGGACATATCCCGGATACGGGGGCGATGGCACTGACTGGCGTGGGCGTCTGCATGCCGCTGATCATGATTATAACTGCCTTTGCGGCATTAGTTGGAAATGGCGGCGCACCTCGTGCGACGATCTTTATGGGTAAAAATAAGAAAGACGATGCGGAGAAAATACTTGCCAATTGTTTTACGATGCAGATACTCTTATCCATTATTCTGACGGTAGTTTTGCTGATCTGGAACCGTGATTTCCTGCTCGCTTTTGGAGCAAGTGCCAACACGATCGAGTACGCGGCATCGTATATGAATATCTATGCACTCGGAACGATCTTTGTTCAGCTGACTCTTGGCATGAATGCGTTTATCACAGCGCAGGGTTTTGCGAAGGAAGGCATGCTCTCTGTATTGATCGGTGCAATCGTAAATATCATTTTAGATCCGATCTTTATCTTTGGGCTGGATATGGGCGTCCGGGGAGCTGCACTTGCGACAGTGATTTCCCAATGCTGCTCCTGCATCTGGGTAATAAGCTTTCTGTTCGGGAAGCGGACGACACTCCGTATCCGTGGCAAAAACATGGGATTAAAGGCGGCGTATATCCTTCCGTGCTTGGCACTCGGCTCTGCAATCTTTATTATGCAGGGAAGCGAGAGTATTATATCGGTATGCTTTAATTCGTCTCTCCTGAAATACGGTGGGGATATCGCAGTCGGTGCGATGACGATCTTAACAAGTGTGATGCAGTTTGCGATGCTTCCACTGCAGGGCTTGGGACAGGGAGCCCAGCCGATTATCAGCTACAATTATGGTGCGAAAAATGCATCCAGAGTCCGGGCTGCATTTAAACTATTGCTGAAGGTCAGTCTGATATATTCTACGATTCTGTGGTTGTTTATCATGTGTTTCCCGAAGGTTTTCGCGTCGATTTTTACGACGGATGCAGCCTTGATTGCATTTACCAAGGATGCGCTCCGTTATTATCTGGCAGCATTATTCATGTTCGGTATCCAGATTGCCTGTCAGATGACATTCAATGCACTGGGAAATGCCCCGGCATCCATTCTTGTTGCGATTATGCGTAAATTTGTGCTCCTGCTCCCGCTTATTTTTATTCTGCCGCATATCATTACAGCAGATAAGACGATGGCTGTTTATCTGGCAGAGCCGATCGCGGATGTGCTGGCGGTGACATTTACATCGATCCTGTTTTCGTTCCAGTTTAAGAAGGCGCTCCGGGAGATGGAGGAAAAGCAATGTTAA
- a CDS encoding MarR family winged helix-turn-helix transcriptional regulator, translating into MKLQTPSNVFDMTKCLMKLQERYLESVRYEFNLSRIEIIILTFLHNNPSYDSARDIVEFRMLQRGNVSAAVDTLEKKGYLIRYTDPDDKRIIHLKLTGQTDDIVRAIEEKQEALVSCIFAGFSEDEKKNFAAYNERLYQNVMSHLK; encoded by the coding sequence ATGAAACTTCAGACGCCATCCAATGTCTTTGACATGACAAAATGTCTGATGAAACTACAGGAGAGATATCTGGAAAGTGTGCGGTATGAGTTTAATCTCAGCCGCATCGAGATTATTATTCTGACGTTTCTGCATAATAATCCTTCCTATGATTCTGCACGGGATATTGTGGAATTCCGGATGCTGCAGCGGGGAAATGTGTCTGCAGCTGTCGATACTCTGGAGAAAAAAGGATATCTGATACGATATACAGATCCGGATGACAAGCGGATCATACACCTGAAACTCACGGGACAGACAGACGATATTGTCCGTGCTATTGAAGAAAAACAGGAAGCCCTTGTATCGTGCATCTTTGCGGGATTTTCGGAGGATGAAAAGAAGAATTTTGCAGCGTACAATGAGCGGCTGTATCAAAATGTAATGTCACATTTGAAATAA
- the rbr gene encoding rubrerythrin yields MANKYAGTQTEKNLLEAFSGESQARNKYTYFASKAKKDGFEQIASLFLKTADNEKEHAKMWFKELNGIGSTAENLAAAAAGENYEWTDMYEGFAKTAEEEGFPELAEKFRLVGSIEKQHEERYRALLHNVEMQEVFAKSEVKVWECRNCGHIVVGEKAPEVCPVCAHPQSYFEVHAENY; encoded by the coding sequence ATGGCAAATAAGTACGCAGGAACACAGACTGAGAAGAATTTATTGGAGGCATTTTCGGGCGAATCACAGGCGCGAAACAAGTATACGTATTTTGCTTCCAAGGCAAAGAAGGACGGATTCGAGCAGATTGCTTCCCTGTTCCTGAAGACCGCAGACAATGAGAAAGAGCATGCAAAGATGTGGTTCAAGGAATTAAACGGTATCGGAAGCACGGCTGAGAATCTTGCTGCAGCGGCAGCGGGCGAGAACTACGAGTGGACTGATATGTATGAGGGCTTTGCAAAGACGGCTGAGGAAGAGGGCTTCCCAGAGCTTGCAGAGAAGTTCCGTCTCGTTGGTTCCATCGAGAAGCAGCATGAGGAACGCTATCGCGCACTTCTGCATAATGTGGAGATGCAGGAAGTATTTGCGAAGAGCGAGGTCAAGGTATGGGAGTGCAGAAACTGCGGACATATCGTAGTTGGCGAGAAAGCACCGGAGGTTTGCCCGGTATGCGCACATCCGCAGTCTTACTTTGAGGTACATGCGGAGAATTATTAA
- a CDS encoding helix-turn-helix domain-containing protein, with product MILADKIINLRKKNGWSQEELAHKLGVSRQSISKYEGAQAVPDLDKILKLSQIFGVTTDYLIKDEMEEEIYTGEDSYEEDKPQYKVTMEMASEFLQIRKEAAKRIAFATWLCVISPICLIVLGAASEVEAFGIGEDFAGGVGMCVMFILVGIAAAIFVCTGMKQKKFEFLETKCFETEYGVTGMVKERKEQFHERYVRHNVIGVILCIFSVIPLFGSIAIFGDRDFPIVCMVGIMLFLISCGVYFFVLGGTQMAAMEMLLEEGDYARAKKKISDKMGAFSLAYWLGSTAIFLGISFITNDWGDTWIVWPIVGVLYAAVRVIVEHVCSKEK from the coding sequence ATGATATTAGCGGATAAGATTATTAACTTGCGAAAAAAGAATGGTTGGTCTCAGGAAGAACTGGCACATAAATTGGGAGTCAGCCGGCAATCCATTTCCAAATATGAAGGGGCACAGGCAGTTCCGGACCTGGATAAAATATTGAAGCTTAGTCAGATCTTTGGTGTGACAACGGACTATCTCATTAAAGATGAGATGGAAGAGGAGATTTATACCGGGGAGGATTCTTATGAAGAAGACAAACCACAGTATAAAGTGACGATGGAAATGGCAAGTGAGTTTTTGCAGATTAGAAAAGAGGCTGCAAAAAGAATTGCATTTGCAACGTGGCTCTGCGTGATATCACCAATCTGCCTGATCGTGTTAGGGGCAGCCAGTGAAGTGGAAGCGTTTGGAATCGGAGAAGACTTTGCAGGTGGAGTTGGTATGTGTGTGATGTTCATACTGGTTGGAATTGCGGCTGCGATTTTTGTATGTACCGGTATGAAACAGAAGAAATTTGAATTCTTAGAGACAAAATGCTTCGAGACAGAATATGGTGTGACAGGAATGGTGAAGGAACGCAAAGAACAGTTCCATGAGCGATATGTCCGTCACAATGTGATTGGTGTTATATTGTGCATTTTCTCTGTAATTCCGCTTTTTGGCAGTATCGCTATATTCGGTGACCGGGACTTTCCGATTGTGTGTATGGTAGGGATTATGCTGTTTCTGATTTCTTGTGGTGTATATTTCTTTGTGCTGGGAGGAACGCAGATGGCTGCAATGGAGATGCTTCTTGAAGAAGGCGATTATGCAAGGGCAAAAAAGAAAATCAGCGACAAGATGGGCGCATTTTCACTTGCGTATTGGCTTGGTTCAACAGCGATTTTTCTTGGTATCAGCTTTATCACAAATGACTGGGGAGATACTTGGATCGTATGGCCGATTGTCGGCGTATTGTATGCGGCTGTACGTGTGATTGTGGAGCATGTATGCAGTAAGGAAAAATAG
- a CDS encoding ABC transporter ATP-binding protein: protein MANILEVKDLCKTYVIDKRQNNVLRNVNFEVEEGDMVAIMGPSGSGKSTLLYSVSGMDVPTSGTVCFAGRDIAKLSQTELAKVRLDEMGFIFQQMYMMKNLTILDNILLPAMESKKDERSRAEKVAFAEELMRKLSIIEVADNDINEVSGGQLQRACICRSMVNHPKLLFADEPTGALNRAASTEVMDALGKLNREGTTIMMVTHDAKVASCCKRVLYILDGTIKGEYKAPEDENLSDADRERRLQNWLLDLGW, encoded by the coding sequence ATGGCGAATATATTGGAAGTAAAAGATTTGTGCAAAACATATGTGATTGACAAGCGGCAGAATAATGTTCTTCGAAATGTGAACTTTGAAGTGGAAGAGGGCGATATGGTAGCAATCATGGGACCTTCTGGTTCCGGAAAGTCGACACTGCTTTATTCGGTATCGGGTATGGATGTGCCGACAAGCGGGACGGTTTGCTTTGCAGGCAGGGATATTGCGAAGCTGTCACAGACGGAGCTTGCGAAGGTGCGGCTGGATGAGATGGGATTTATCTTCCAGCAGATGTATATGATGAAGAATCTGACAATATTGGATAACATTCTGCTTCCGGCAATGGAGAGTAAAAAGGATGAGCGGTCGCGTGCCGAGAAGGTTGCATTTGCGGAAGAACTGATGCGGAAACTGTCAATCATAGAGGTTGCAGACAATGATATCAATGAGGTTTCCGGGGGACAACTGCAGCGGGCGTGTATCTGCAGAAGCATGGTGAATCATCCGAAGCTTCTTTTTGCAGATGAACCGACCGGTGCATTGAACCGGGCTGCCTCAACAGAGGTTATGGATGCACTTGGGAAGCTGAATCGCGAAGGAACGACGATTATGATGGTGACACATGATGCCAAGGTTGCATCTTGCTGCAAGAGAGTCTTATATATATTGGATGGAACAATCAAAGGGGAATACAAAGCCCCGGAGGATGAGAATTTATCGGATGCAGACCGCGAACGCAGGTTACAGAACTGGCTGCTGGATCTGGGGTGGTAG
- a CDS encoding ABC transporter permease translates to MYWNILKRDIKRKKTMNVILLLFTILAAVFVASGLNNVVTVMNGTDYFFEKAGIKDYVLFTQNGDGGVEQILKTSGCVKDYSMEKCIWGTNGDVTYQGEKLKVKNNTLLIQSLDTTQFHYFLEDNQELTEIADGEIYITAGSFARNDMHVGDTIRIQMKNTDKTFRVAGEIKDALLGSDLMGNTRLLLSENDFKAYEADKSLEPYLGRIFRVETDDTGTLSAELASATNILFSSERSTIRLSYVMDMILAMLVLVLSICLIIVSFVILKFVITFSIREEFREIGVMKAIGIRNAKIRRLYIVKYLAMAIVGGTVGFFVSIPFGNLLIASVSKKMVLGNEGGYLFNAIGVLTVIGLMVGFAYLCTGKVRKLTPVDAIRNGQTGERYHKKSIYRLSKSRARTPFYMALNDILSAPRRFITIVLPFFICSVFMLGVVMVTSTMQSKSMITCFGKESDIYITDPKMMKPVLVDKDQEPVLQENYHVIEDELEAAGMPVDKVSMEVWYKYACEANGKLYSVLFQQNTETHTTDYTYEKGTPPQNAYEIAITPMIADQLGVEIGDTVTIDFGTEKRDCVVTALFQTMNQLGKVGRFHEEAPTSMKYSTTITGFQVDFLDHPDEKEIRTRVKKIKELYGITGVFDAAGYCVDCMGVGDTMDTVCLLLLAITGIVVVLVTVLMERSFISTEHGQIALLKAIGFSNRSIFWWHVIRFMLVAGFAEILAVVLTRPITKLWCDPIWAMMGATNVDYYFSPVRIILIYPGIVLAITWIAVSVTAFHIRRIRGTDIVNAE, encoded by the coding sequence ATGTACTGGAATATCTTAAAGCGGGATATCAAACGGAAAAAGACGATGAATGTGATCCTGTTATTGTTTACGATTTTGGCAGCGGTTTTTGTTGCGAGTGGTCTGAACAATGTGGTCACTGTTATGAATGGGACTGATTATTTTTTTGAAAAAGCCGGGATCAAAGATTATGTGTTGTTCACGCAGAATGGGGATGGCGGCGTAGAGCAGATCCTGAAAACATCGGGATGTGTAAAGGATTACAGCATGGAAAAATGTATCTGGGGAACGAATGGAGATGTCACATATCAGGGCGAGAAACTGAAGGTAAAGAACAATACTTTGTTGATACAATCACTGGACACGACGCAGTTTCATTATTTTCTCGAAGATAACCAGGAGCTGACGGAGATTGCGGACGGAGAAATCTATATTACTGCCGGAAGTTTTGCAAGAAATGATATGCATGTCGGAGATACGATCCGGATTCAGATGAAAAACACAGACAAGACATTTCGCGTAGCGGGCGAAATCAAAGATGCACTGCTTGGTTCTGACCTTATGGGAAATACAAGACTGCTGCTCAGCGAAAATGATTTCAAAGCGTATGAAGCAGACAAATCGTTGGAACCTTATCTTGGGAGAATCTTTCGGGTGGAGACGGATGATACAGGGACACTTTCGGCGGAATTGGCAAGTGCAACGAATATATTGTTTTCTTCAGAGAGATCTACAATCCGCCTGTCGTATGTTATGGATATGATTCTGGCGATGCTTGTGCTTGTGCTGAGTATCTGCCTGATCATTGTATCTTTCGTGATTTTGAAATTTGTGATTACATTTTCCATCCGGGAGGAATTTCGTGAGATTGGCGTGATGAAGGCGATCGGTATCCGAAATGCGAAGATACGGCGCCTGTATATTGTGAAATATCTGGCAATGGCAATCGTAGGTGGAACAGTCGGATTTTTCGTGAGCATTCCATTTGGCAATCTGCTGATCGCGTCTGTCTCGAAAAAGATGGTGCTTGGCAATGAGGGTGGGTATCTCTTTAATGCAATCGGCGTGTTGACTGTGATTGGTCTGATGGTTGGATTTGCATATCTTTGCACAGGAAAGGTCAGAAAGCTGACGCCGGTTGACGCGATACGAAACGGACAGACGGGAGAACGATATCACAAAAAATCAATCTATCGGTTAAGTAAAAGTCGCGCGCGTACACCATTTTATATGGCACTGAATGATATATTGAGTGCACCACGCCGGTTTATTACAATCGTGCTGCCATTTTTTATCTGCTCGGTATTTATGCTTGGCGTTGTGATGGTGACATCGACGATGCAGAGTAAGAGTATGATCACCTGTTTTGGAAAGGAGTCGGATATCTATATCACAGATCCTAAAATGATGAAACCGGTTCTTGTGGATAAGGATCAAGAGCCCGTCCTGCAGGAGAACTATCATGTGATTGAGGATGAGTTGGAAGCTGCAGGTATGCCGGTGGATAAGGTAAGCATGGAAGTCTGGTACAAGTATGCCTGTGAGGCAAATGGAAAGTTATATTCTGTGTTATTCCAGCAGAATACAGAGACGCATACGACGGATTATACATATGAGAAGGGAACTCCACCACAAAATGCGTATGAGATAGCCATTACGCCAATGATTGCCGACCAGCTTGGCGTGGAAATCGGAGATACCGTGACGATTGATTTTGGAACGGAGAAACGGGACTGTGTTGTGACAGCGTTATTTCAGACGATGAATCAGTTGGGGAAGGTCGGACGGTTCCATGAAGAGGCACCGACTTCAATGAAGTATTCGACGACTATAACGGGCTTTCAGGTTGATTTTTTGGATCATCCAGATGAGAAGGAGATTCGGACGCGTGTAAAGAAAATCAAGGAATTATATGGAATTACCGGAGTGTTTGATGCTGCAGGATATTGCGTAGATTGCATGGGCGTTGGGGATACGATGGATACGGTCTGTCTGCTGCTTTTGGCGATAACAGGAATCGTCGTTGTGCTCGTGACGGTTTTGATGGAACGGTCGTTTATATCTACGGAACATGGTCAGATTGCTCTTTTGAAAGCGATTGGATTTTCTAATCGAAGCATCTTCTGGTGGCATGTAATACGGTTCATGCTGGTTGCCGGGTTTGCAGAAATCCTTGCAGTTGTACTGACCAGACCAATTACGAAACTGTGGTGTGATCCGATCTGGGCGATGATGGGAGCGACAAACGTAGATTATTATTTCAGTCCGGTAAGAATCATTCTGATCTATCCGGGTATCGTGCTTGCGATTACATGGATTGCAGTCAGCGTGACCGCATTTCATATACGCAGGATTCGTGGCACAGACATTGTAAATGCAGAGTAG
- a CDS encoding sensor histidine kinase, with protein MNKYRRFVIIFLLLEICLIGICNLFVVQALKSKDEYSYRVDVARCVQELETGIPLEQIKLSDYPTLTRVSIFDAQEVCNEEYRVEEVQGKLYRFCYRRTVQYGSIWKLDLVLGALWICTAAFLILLGRKLVRPFASMEGLTTELAKGNLSVPIKAEKSRFFGKFLWSLDMLREKLEADKLRRLELEKEKKTLLLSLSHDIRTPLSAIELYTQALGENLYENEEKRQQAIGGIRKNTETIKKYVGEISEAAREDFLKLDVHQGEFYLSQMMQALKLYYKEKFADLHTDFQMESFADYLLYGDLDRAVEVGQNVLENAIKYGDGKYVHISFSEEEDHSLITIENSGDGLKEEELPHIFDAFYRGSNHAGVRGSGLGLYICKELLHKMDGDIYAKTPETGFAVTIVLRKM; from the coding sequence TTGAATAAATATCGTAGATTTGTAATAATTTTCTTATTGTTGGAAATCTGTCTGATAGGGATTTGCAACCTTTTCGTGGTACAAGCTCTGAAATCCAAGGATGAATATTCGTACCGGGTGGATGTGGCACGATGTGTACAGGAACTGGAAACAGGAATTCCTTTGGAACAGATTAAGTTGTCAGATTATCCGACACTTACACGGGTAAGCATTTTTGATGCGCAGGAAGTGTGCAACGAAGAGTACCGTGTGGAGGAAGTGCAGGGCAAGCTGTATCGGTTTTGTTACAGACGCACGGTGCAGTACGGAAGTATATGGAAACTGGATCTGGTGCTGGGCGCATTGTGGATCTGTACAGCGGCATTTCTGATACTGCTCGGAAGAAAACTGGTTCGTCCGTTTGCGTCGATGGAAGGACTTACAACAGAACTTGCAAAAGGGAATCTGTCTGTACCAATCAAGGCAGAAAAAAGCCGTTTCTTCGGAAAATTCCTGTGGAGTCTGGATATGCTGCGGGAAAAGCTGGAGGCGGACAAGTTAAGAAGACTGGAGTTGGAGAAAGAGAAGAAGACACTCTTATTGTCGTTGTCGCATGATATTCGCACACCGCTTTCGGCGATTGAATTATACACGCAGGCACTGGGGGAAAATCTGTATGAAAATGAAGAAAAAAGGCAGCAGGCGATTGGCGGGATTCGCAAAAACACAGAGACAATTAAGAAATATGTAGGCGAGATCTCGGAAGCAGCACGGGAAGATTTTCTGAAGCTGGACGTGCATCAGGGGGAGTTTTATCTGTCGCAGATGATGCAGGCGTTGAAACTTTATTACAAAGAAAAATTCGCGGATTTACATACAGACTTTCAGATGGAGTCCTTTGCAGATTATCTGCTATATGGCGATTTGGACCGGGCAGTTGAAGTGGGACAGAATGTGCTCGAGAATGCAATCAAATATGGCGATGGGAAATACGTGCATATTTCCTTTTCAGAGGAAGAAGACCACAGCCTGATTACGATTGAAAATTCTGGGGATGGTCTCAAAGAAGAGGAACTGCCACATATTTTTGATGCGTTTTATCGTGGAAGTAATCACGCAGGTGTTCGCGGAAGCGGATTGGGCTTATATATCTGTAAGGAACTGCTTCACAAGATGGATGGAGATATCTATGCAAAGACACCGGAAACAGGCTTTGCAGTCACGATTGTACTTAGAAAAATGTAG
- a CDS encoding response regulator transcription factor — MLDIIIVEDNHEIGELLSDFLRKENYIVSVAKDGEAALELFERYGAKLVILDLMLPGMDGFAVCSKIRETSNAHILIVSAKTEKNDKLKGLNLGADDYIEKPYDMDILLAKIHGIFKRKYAQEELISGTIRLNTATQTIYVADQKVDSTAKEFELLKLLMENKGVTLKKEYLFRTIWGSDSESEMQTLTVHIKWLRQKIEKDPKHPEHIITEWGTGYRFE; from the coding sequence ATGTTAGATATCATTATAGTAGAGGATAATCATGAAATCGGCGAGCTGCTTTCGGATTTTCTGCGGAAAGAAAATTATATTGTGAGCGTTGCAAAGGATGGTGAGGCTGCATTGGAGCTTTTTGAACGATACGGAGCGAAGCTTGTAATCTTAGATCTGATGCTGCCGGGGATGGATGGCTTTGCAGTCTGTTCAAAAATCCGTGAGACATCCAATGCACATATTCTGATTGTGAGTGCCAAGACAGAAAAGAACGACAAATTAAAAGGCTTGAATTTGGGTGCTGACGATTACATTGAAAAGCCTTACGATATGGATATCCTGCTCGCGAAGATTCATGGTATCTTCAAACGCAAATACGCACAGGAGGAATTGATCTCCGGAACGATCCGGCTGAATACGGCGACACAGACGATTTATGTTGCAGATCAAAAGGTTGATTCCACAGCAAAAGAATTTGAGTTATTGAAATTACTGATGGAAAATAAAGGCGTGACACTGAAAAAAGAATATTTGTTCCGCACGATCTGGGGCAGCGACAGTGAATCGGAGATGCAGACACTGACAGTACATATTAAGTGGCTCAGACAGAAAATAGAGAAAGATCCAAAACATCCGGAGCACATTATCACGGAATGGGGAACGGGGTATCGGTTTGAATAA